Genomic window (Flavobacteriales bacterium):
TCTGCACGTCGAACATCATCGGCATGCTGGGGCCATAAATGTCCGCGTCAACGAGGCCGACCTTATATCCGCGTTGCGCAAGGCCGACCGCGAGGTTGGCGGTGATGGTGCTCTTGCCCACACCGCCTTTGCCGCTGGCCACGGCCACGATATGCTTCACGAAGGGCAGCACTTTGCGAAGGCCGCCACGTGCACCGCTGATGGGGCGAACGCTTACGTTCACCTTCACCCCGTCGCCGAAAGCCTGCTTCAGCTGGAAGATCACGGCCTCCTCCATGCGCTTGCGGCTGTGCATCGCGGGATTGCTCACCTCCACGATGATGCTGATGGTGTTCTCGTCGATGACGACCTCTTGCACGAGGTCCAGTTCCACGATGTCCTTCTTCAGGTCGGGTTCGATCACCCGGCTCAGTGCCGCTTGCAGGGCTTCTTCGGTAATATCCATTGCGGCGCGAAATTACCCCTGAAAAAGCAGGTGTAGGATGCCTATTGTCAGGTCCCGCCGCCGACATTGCGTATACCTGCGTCCCCGATGGCATCCCGCACGGGCCTCCGCTCCAGCAACCAGAGCATGGCGATGGAGGGATCCTCAAAGAAACGGACGGCGTATGGCGCGTCGGCCGGGGTGGCGGTCACGAACCGGTCCACGGCCTCTGCGTTGCCGGGGTCCTCACTTCCTACGATGGCGATGCGCTCAATGCCCGCCTGCATCACCTGCGGAGTGAACTCACGCATGGTCCACGCTTGGTCCTCTTCCGGTATCGCTCCCGCCTTGCGGCCATCGGTGAGCCAATAGCGCAATCCTTCGCGCTCCACCACGTCCATGACACGCTGCAACAAAGAGCGATAGACCTCACCGACGAATACGCCGCTCCATGTGGACCGTACGAACCGCTGCACCGGCTGCACTTCCAGCAACAGGTTATCGCATTTATGTTCGGTGTGGATCAACATGAGGTGCGGCCTTTCGGCACGATGAAGGTACACGGCAAAAAAGAACTGAAGGAACGGATGGGACAATTTCCCTATTTATGGGTACGCCTTGCAGGTCAGAACCGCAAGCCTTCCACCGGGTCCCAGAACTTCTTGGCAAAATCCTGTACTTGGTCCTTCTTCACCTTCACGCCTTCCTTCCCCAACAGTTCCTCCATCCGGTCTGGCGTGGCGAAGTGGTGCTTGCCGGTGAGCAGTCCGTTGCGGTTCACGACGCGGTGCGCGGGCACCTTGGGCTTCACGGTGTGGGCCCGGTTCATGCACCAGCCCACCATGCGGGAGCTGCGCGCGGCACCGAGGTAGCGCGCAATGGCCCCGTAGCTCGTCACCCGGCCGCGCGGGACCTGCCGCACCACGTCCATCACGTCGGCGAAGAAATCGCGCTCCTGTACCGCGTCGTTAAGTATGGTGTGTTTGATCATGAGGAAGTTCTAACCGCAGAGAGCGCAAAGGTCGCGGGGAATGCAAAAAGTTGACCGCAACGTTCGCAACGAGCGCAACGGATCTTCCGATGAGGCCGGGCGGAAACCAACTTCTGGGCGGACCAATGCCACCTGCTCACTTGAGAGGCTGCCGCATTTACGTTGCGCTCGTTGCGTCCGTTGCGTCCGTTGCGGTAGAAAAAACCTCCGCAGCTCAATCCCAACCAAATCGTACGTAGTGGATCGTCCTTCCCTCTTCCAGCCACATGTTTTCATAGAATGTGCGGATGTTCAGCACGGCCTGTTCCTCCGGTGAAACGCGCGGCACCAGCTCGGCATATACGTCGGCGCTGCTTTCCTCGGTGCGCAGCTTGTGCTCGGCGATCTGCTCCAAGGTGTATTCGTAAAGCAGTGGGCTGTCTGTCTTCAGGTGGATGATGCCGCCCGGTTTCAGGATCTCCTTGTAGCGTGCGAGAAAGAGCGGGCTGGTGAGGCGCTTGCGGGCTTTCCCGATCTGCGGGTCACTGAATGTGAGCCAGATCTCGTCCACCTCATGTTCACCGAAGCAGCGCAGGATGTGGTCCACGTGCGTGCGTAGAAAGCCGACATTGTCCAATCCTTTTTCCTTGGCGGTTTTCGCGCCGCGCCAAATACGTGCCCCTTTGATGTCCACACCGAGGTAATTCTTCTCCGGTCGCAACTGCGCGAGACCGACCGTGTATTCACCGCCACCACAGCCCAGCTCCAGCACCAACAGGGCATCGCGCTTGAAGAAATCACTGTTCCACTTGCCCTTCTGTGGCAGGTCGGCCGCCTGAAGCTCGGTGAACGAGGGCTGCACCACGTGATCGAAGGTGGCGTTCTCGGCGAAGCGGGAGAGCTTGTTCTTGCCCATGGAAAGGCTGCGAAGATCGTGGGATCGGTGAAAATGTCCGCGAAAGAACGAAGAGTTGCTGATCCACGGTTCCAATGACTGTCCACAGATTACCACAGATGCTGCCTTCGGCAGCTTGAAAGTTGAAGCAGGCGCAGCCTATCCCCGCAACGCGGGGAACATCCGTGTCATCTGTGACATCTGTGGACAAAACAGGCAAGTCTTTTATGGACGATCCCAGGTCGCTTCGATAGAGGCTCACCGTGCGGACGGGACCGGTGGACGAACTTCGCGCCATGTTCAACGGCGCTCGCATTCTGGTGGCCCCGCTCGATTGGGGGCTGGGCCACGCCGCACGCTGTGTCCCGATCATCCGCGCAATGCAGGAGCAAGGGGCAGTGCCGGTGATCGGTGGTGACAAGGGGCCGCTGGCATTGCTCCGCGAAGAGTTCCCGCTGTTGGAACAGGTGTCCATCCCCGGCATGGAGGTCCGCTATGCGAAAGGCCGCTCACAGGCTTGGGCCATGGCGAAGCAATTCCCGACGATGCTGCGGCAGGTGCCCGGGGAACAACGCGTGTTCGAAAGTCTGTGGCGCGAGCTTCGCCTTGATGCTGTGATCAGTGACCAA
Coding sequences:
- a CDS encoding STAS/SEC14 domain-containing protein, whose product is MLIHTEHKCDNLLLEVQPVQRFVRSTWSGVFVGEVYRSLLQRVMDVVEREGLRYWLTDGRKAGAIPEEDQAWTMREFTPQVMQAGIERIAIVGSEDPGNAEAVDRFVTATPADAPYAVRFFEDPSIAMLWLLERRPVRDAIGDAGIRNVGGGT
- a CDS encoding MGMT family protein translates to MIKHTILNDAVQERDFFADVMDVVRQVPRGRVTSYGAIARYLGAARSSRMVGWCMNRAHTVKPKVPAHRVVNRNGLLTGKHHFATPDRMEELLGKEGVKVKKDQVQDFAKKFWDPVEGLRF
- the trmB gene encoding tRNA (guanosine(46)-N7)-methyltransferase TrmB, with product MGKNKLSRFAENATFDHVVQPSFTELQAADLPQKGKWNSDFFKRDALLVLELGCGGGEYTVGLAQLRPEKNYLGVDIKGARIWRGAKTAKEKGLDNVGFLRTHVDHILRCFGEHEVDEIWLTFSDPQIGKARKRLTSPLFLARYKEILKPGGIIHLKTDSPLLYEYTLEQIAEHKLRTEESSADVYAELVPRVSPEEQAVLNIRTFYENMWLEEGRTIHYVRFGWD